Proteins co-encoded in one Nonlabens agnitus genomic window:
- a CDS encoding DUF721 domain-containing protein, whose amino-acid sequence MRNNKKEEFVSISDVLKDFKSQNKLSKGFLKVDVDAAWKEVMGPGVMTYTTGIKLSGEKLFIDLSSSVLRQELSYGRSKIIANLNEHLGKEVIKTLVLR is encoded by the coding sequence ATGCGGAACAATAAAAAAGAGGAATTTGTGAGTATAAGCGACGTCTTGAAAGACTTCAAGTCGCAAAACAAACTATCCAAAGGTTTTTTAAAAGTGGACGTGGATGCCGCATGGAAGGAAGTTATGGGCCCTGGAGTTATGACCTACACGACGGGCATCAAGCTATCTGGAGAAAAATTATTCATAGACCTATCATCCTCTGTATTGCGACAAGAACTTTCCTATGGTCGCAGCAAGATTATAGCAAACCTCAATGAACATTTAGGGAAAGAGGTCATCAAAACCTTAGTACTTAGATAG
- a CDS encoding lipocalin-like domain-containing protein has translation MKNLIIAVFTVLLVSCANDSNSEKIKNLNGYWNIDLVEKPDGSQKEFPFTNHMDFFEVNGNSGTKSRVSPTYDGTFISYGDAVKFEWVDDENQVVLNFASGEQAYSQILRKANKDEMELVHEDGTVYYYKAYQPDAEQ, from the coding sequence ATGAAGAATCTAATCATTGCAGTTTTTACAGTTTTGCTGGTAAGTTGCGCTAATGATAGCAACAGTGAAAAAATCAAAAACCTTAACGGCTACTGGAATATTGATCTAGTGGAAAAGCCAGATGGCAGCCAGAAGGAATTCCCGTTTACCAATCACATGGATTTTTTTGAAGTGAATGGCAATAGCGGCACCAAGAGTCGTGTAAGCCCTACATATGACGGCACCTTTATTTCTTATGGCGATGCCGTAAAGTTTGAATGGGTGGACGATGAAAATCAAGTAGTCCTCAACTTTGCCAGCGGTGAGCAAGCTTATTCACAAATACTAAGAAAAGCTAACAAAGACGAAATGGAACTGGTTCATGAAGATGGAACCGTATATTACTATAAAGCCTACCAACCCGATGCGGAACAATAA
- the recF gene encoding DNA replication/repair protein RecF (All proteins in this family for which functions are known are DNA-binding proteins that assist the filamentation of RecA onto DNA for the initiation of recombination or recombinational repair.) yields the protein MHLKSLSLVNYKSFDSADFEMDEKINCFVGNNGVGKTNVLDAIYHLAFAKSYFNPITIQNIKHETDFFVINGKFEKDDREENVVISAKRGNKRIAKRNGKVYEKISDHIGLLPLVIISPADRDLIIEGSETRRKFLDGVLSLDNQKYLERLINYNKLLSQRNALLKYFAANRKFDSDALAVYDEQMVALGAYIHKCRVEFLERFTPIFKDFYAKISRKADEKVDIYYKSDFLDADPATVFKDAQQKDLQIQYSTVGIHKDDLLFSLDGYPVKKYGSQGQQKSFLTALKLAQFEFIKSESGTVPILLLDDIFDKLDESRVSQLIEMVNDEQFGQLFISDTNSERTEAVIKNVNQSYKMFEL from the coding sequence ATGCATCTCAAATCCTTAAGTCTGGTCAACTACAAAAGTTTTGACAGCGCTGATTTTGAGATGGATGAAAAAATCAACTGCTTTGTGGGCAATAATGGCGTAGGAAAAACCAACGTGCTGGACGCAATCTACCATCTTGCCTTTGCCAAAAGTTATTTCAATCCCATTACGATTCAAAACATCAAACATGAAACTGATTTTTTTGTTATTAATGGGAAATTTGAAAAGGATGATCGAGAAGAGAATGTCGTGATAAGCGCCAAACGTGGTAATAAGCGAATTGCAAAGCGTAATGGTAAGGTCTATGAAAAGATTAGTGACCATATAGGCTTGCTGCCACTGGTCATCATATCACCAGCAGATCGCGACCTTATCATAGAAGGCAGTGAGACCAGACGTAAATTTCTAGATGGCGTTCTCTCACTGGACAATCAAAAATATCTGGAGCGACTTATCAACTACAACAAGTTGTTATCACAGCGCAATGCCTTGCTCAAGTACTTTGCGGCAAACCGTAAGTTTGATAGCGATGCGCTTGCCGTTTATGATGAACAAATGGTAGCGCTGGGCGCGTATATTCATAAGTGTAGGGTGGAATTTTTAGAACGCTTCACTCCTATTTTCAAGGATTTTTATGCAAAGATTTCCAGAAAGGCAGATGAAAAGGTGGACATTTATTACAAGTCTGATTTTCTTGATGCCGACCCTGCTACGGTTTTCAAAGATGCCCAGCAAAAGGATTTGCAGATTCAATACAGCACTGTAGGCATTCACAAGGACGATCTGTTGTTTTCTTTAGATGGTTATCCCGTAAAAAAATATGGTAGTCAAGGACAACAAAAGAGCTTTTTGACCGCTTTGAAATTGGCTCAATTTGAGTTCATAAAAAGTGAAAGCGGGACCGTTCCCATATTATTACTGGATGATATTTTTGATAAGCTGGATGAGAGTCGCGTATCGCAATTGATCGAAATGGTCAATGATGAACAATTTGGCCAACTATTCATAAGTGACACGAACAGTGAGCGTACGGAAGCTGTTATCAAGAATGTGAATCAGTCCTATAAAATGTTTGAGTTATGA
- a CDS encoding tetratricopeptide repeat protein yields MATYNKRGYKPKTQKEKEVIEEQESTTAEIFETLDEGAGKTEEWVAKNQNVILYTVIAIAVIAAAIWAYTAFILGPKAEEALEESTQAFSFYEQAVNATGEEQDSLYNLALEGGEGKYGLIKLAENYSGTDAGNIANYQAGMAYLNLGGTNYQNAIDYLTAYDGDGSIMEAYAKAGIGDALMQVDQAEDAIKYYNEAADIVPNEFTTPKYLLKGAQAALLTGDNSTAIKNLERIEEEYETTPEAQTAKILLGQAQAASN; encoded by the coding sequence ATGGCCACATACAATAAAAGAGGTTACAAGCCTAAAACGCAGAAGGAGAAAGAAGTAATTGAAGAGCAAGAGTCGACAACGGCTGAGATTTTTGAAACACTTGATGAAGGCGCAGGCAAAACCGAAGAATGGGTTGCCAAGAATCAAAACGTTATTCTTTATACTGTTATCGCCATCGCGGTAATCGCTGCGGCCATATGGGCGTACACGGCTTTCATTCTAGGACCAAAAGCTGAAGAGGCTCTGGAAGAATCCACACAAGCATTCAGTTTTTATGAGCAAGCAGTTAACGCAACAGGCGAGGAGCAAGATTCTCTTTACAACCTAGCCTTAGAAGGTGGTGAAGGTAAATATGGACTTATCAAACTTGCCGAAAACTACAGCGGTACAGATGCTGGAAATATTGCCAACTATCAAGCAGGTATGGCTTACCTTAATTTAGGTGGTACCAACTATCAAAATGCGATTGATTACCTAACTGCATATGACGGCGATGGATCGATCATGGAAGCCTACGCAAAAGCTGGTATAGGTGATGCGCTTATGCAAGTTGATCAAGCTGAAGATGCCATCAAATATTACAATGAGGCAGCAGATATTGTTCCTAATGAATTTACCACGCCTAAATATCTTTTAAAAGGTGCTCAAGCAGCGCTTTTAACTGGAGATAACAGCACGGCTATCAAGAATCTTGAGCGTATTGAAGAAGAGTATGAAACTACTCCAGAAGCACAAACTGCCAAAATTCTTTTAGGTCAGGCTCAAGCAGCTTCTAACTAG
- the ribH gene encoding 6,7-dimethyl-8-ribityllumazine synthase, producing MATAGKDLSHYDKSKLPDASKMRIGIVVSEWNDDITENLYKGALDTLLDCGMHKDAIYRYDVPGSFELIYGCRKMQESTFSVPGKRQKRVLDAVIAIGSVIRGETAHFDFVCQGVTSGIKDLNLNKTRIPVIFCVLTDDTHAQSVARSGGIHGNKGSEAAIAAIKMAALKAN from the coding sequence ATGGCTACTGCCGGTAAGGATTTATCCCATTACGATAAGAGTAAATTACCAGACGCATCAAAAATGCGTATAGGTATCGTTGTGTCTGAATGGAACGACGACATTACAGAGAATCTATACAAAGGCGCTCTGGATACACTACTGGATTGTGGTATGCATAAAGATGCCATCTATAGGTACGATGTTCCAGGATCTTTTGAATTGATTTACGGTTGCCGCAAGATGCAGGAATCCACTTTTAGCGTTCCTGGTAAAAGACAAAAGCGCGTTCTAGATGCCGTAATTGCGATAGGTAGCGTGATACGTGGTGAAACGGCTCATTTTGATTTTGTTTGTCAAGGTGTTACCAGTGGTATCAAAGACTTGAATTTGAACAAGACAAGAATTCCAGTGATATTCTGTGTGTTAACAGATGATACTCACGCTCAATCTGTAGCTCGTAGCGGTGGTATTCATGGGAATAAAGGTTCTGAAGCAGCGATAGCAGCAATCAAGATGGCTGCTTTGAAGGCAAACTAA
- the pheT gene encoding phenylalanine--tRNA ligase subunit beta: protein MKISYNWLKQFINVADDLEKHTALLTSLGLEVEGVTPFESVKGGLKGIVVGHVLECVKHSNADKLNLTKVDIGNEVVQIVCGASNVAAGQKVPVATVGTTLYDAKGEAWKIKKGKIRGEESHGMICAEDELGLGTSHAGIMVLDDDLEVGTPLADVFEIESDHVIEIGLTPNRADAMSHMGVARDLRAGLAVHEDAPAFITPSLSSFHVDSRANRFDIEVVNNELAPRYCGVSINGLKIEASPNWLQNRLKAIGIAPKNNVVDITNYVMHELGQPLHAFDATKIEGNKIIVQTLPAGTPFTTLDGIVHELHEEDLMICDTEKPLCIAGVYGGQNSGVTDGTTSIFLESAYFNPVSIRKTAKRHGFNTDASFRFERGIDPNITEDALKRAAILIKEIAGGEITSDITDLYPNKIEDYEVFLPFAKIDSLIGQEIDRAEIKEILRTLDINVKNVTETGLGLSIPVYRNDVSRPVDVIEEILRVYGYDRIETSSKLNASIAPSSRLDSFKIENIVAQQLIGQGFIEMMANSLTAAKYHELTEQISVKNEVKILNPLSNDLSVMRQSLLYGGLESIAYNLNRKQNNLKFFEFGNSYHQFKGRSYTEQKHLSMLTVGNVQPNSWNSSNVKADFFFLKGAVISILKRLGIDTINEKDTKMDFLSEGLALSSGSKLVDIGLVKKKIARTFGIDEPVFYANVYWSEVLKLVSKDHKSIQEIAKSPVVNRDLALLVDDKTTFKELQTVAFQAERKLLKSVDLFDVYEGKELPEGKKSYALSFKLQDLEKTLTDKQIDKVMDKVQSQLEKQSGATVR, encoded by the coding sequence ATGAAAATTTCCTACAACTGGCTCAAACAGTTCATCAATGTAGCAGATGATCTTGAAAAACACACGGCACTGCTCACCTCACTAGGTCTTGAAGTGGAAGGTGTAACGCCATTTGAAAGTGTCAAGGGCGGCCTGAAAGGTATTGTTGTAGGTCACGTTCTGGAATGTGTAAAACATTCCAATGCCGACAAACTTAATCTTACCAAAGTTGACATAGGTAACGAGGTGGTACAGATCGTTTGTGGCGCGTCAAACGTTGCTGCTGGTCAAAAAGTTCCCGTGGCAACTGTGGGAACGACTCTTTATGATGCCAAAGGTGAAGCCTGGAAAATCAAAAAAGGAAAGATACGCGGCGAGGAAAGTCATGGAATGATCTGTGCCGAGGATGAGTTGGGTCTAGGAACATCTCACGCAGGAATCATGGTACTGGATGATGATCTAGAAGTGGGAACACCACTTGCAGATGTTTTTGAAATTGAAAGCGACCATGTCATTGAAATAGGTCTCACACCTAATCGCGCAGATGCGATGTCCCATATGGGCGTCGCCAGAGATTTGAGAGCAGGTCTTGCAGTGCATGAAGATGCACCAGCTTTCATTACACCATCATTAAGCAGTTTTCACGTAGATTCTCGCGCCAATAGATTTGATATTGAAGTGGTCAATAATGAATTGGCTCCTAGATATTGTGGAGTGTCCATCAATGGGTTGAAAATAGAAGCATCACCCAACTGGCTACAAAATCGATTGAAAGCCATAGGCATTGCACCAAAGAACAATGTGGTAGATATCACCAATTATGTGATGCACGAATTGGGACAGCCGCTTCATGCCTTTGATGCGACTAAAATTGAAGGCAACAAAATCATCGTTCAAACCTTACCTGCTGGCACACCGTTCACCACGCTGGATGGTATCGTCCACGAGTTGCACGAGGAAGATCTCATGATTTGTGATACCGAAAAGCCTTTATGTATCGCTGGAGTTTACGGTGGTCAAAACAGCGGAGTCACTGATGGGACCACTAGTATATTTTTGGAAAGTGCTTATTTCAATCCTGTAAGCATCCGCAAAACAGCAAAACGTCATGGATTCAATACAGATGCGTCCTTTAGATTTGAGAGAGGCATCGACCCCAACATTACTGAAGATGCACTGAAACGTGCAGCGATCTTAATTAAAGAAATTGCTGGTGGCGAAATTACCAGCGATATTACAGACCTATATCCCAATAAGATCGAGGACTATGAAGTCTTCTTGCCCTTTGCAAAAATCGACTCGCTTATAGGACAGGAAATTGACCGAGCAGAAATCAAAGAGATTCTGAGAACTCTTGACATCAATGTAAAAAATGTAACGGAAACAGGCCTAGGGCTAAGCATTCCAGTATACCGGAATGATGTAAGCCGTCCTGTAGATGTCATTGAGGAAATCTTACGTGTTTATGGATATGATCGTATTGAAACGTCTTCCAAACTCAATGCTTCCATAGCGCCGAGTTCGAGACTAGACAGTTTTAAGATTGAGAATATTGTAGCCCAACAACTGATAGGGCAAGGCTTTATCGAGATGATGGCGAACAGCTTAACGGCTGCTAAATATCACGAACTTACGGAACAGATTTCGGTGAAGAATGAGGTTAAAATACTGAATCCGTTAAGTAATGACTTGTCGGTAATGCGCCAGAGTTTGCTTTATGGCGGGTTGGAATCTATTGCATATAATCTCAATAGAAAACAAAACAACCTTAAGTTCTTTGAATTTGGTAACAGCTATCATCAGTTCAAGGGACGCAGCTATACAGAGCAAAAACATTTATCAATGCTAACTGTAGGTAATGTACAGCCCAACTCCTGGAACTCCAGCAATGTAAAAGCAGATTTCTTCTTTCTTAAGGGTGCTGTCATTTCCATTTTAAAGAGATTGGGGATTGACACTATTAACGAGAAGGATACTAAGATGGACTTTTTAAGTGAAGGTCTAGCCTTAAGTTCTGGAAGTAAGCTGGTAGATATAGGATTAGTTAAAAAGAAGATCGCTAGAACGTTTGGTATCGACGAGCCTGTATTTTATGCTAATGTGTACTGGAGTGAGGTGTTGAAATTGGTAAGTAAAGATCATAAATCCATTCAGGAAATTGCAAAATCACCTGTAGTCAATCGAGACCTAGCTTTGCTTGTCGACGATAAAACTACCTTCAAAGAACTACAAACAGTCGCATTTCAAGCAGAGCGTAAATTGCTGAAGTCCGTAGACCTATTTGATGTGTATGAAGGCAAAGAATTACCAGAAGGCAAAAAGTCCTATGCATTGAGCTTCAAATTGCAGGACCTTGAGAAGACCTTGACAGATAAGCAAATTGACAAAGTAATGGACAAAGTTCAAAGTCAGCTGGAAAAACAATCGGGTGCCACAGTTCGCTGA
- a CDS encoding lysophospholipid acyltransferase family protein — protein MGLFKKNPFGHILFLKLWLIRILGVLSHRRYRGFNELQIDGSEIIKDLPPQGVLFVSNHQTYFADVVSMFHVFNASLSGRNDSIKNVGYLWKPKLNVYYVAAKETMQSGLLPKILAYAGAITVERTWRAKGEEVSRAVNPDDTKNIGVALDDGWVITFPQGTTKPFKPIRKGTAHIIKQYKPIVVPIVIDGFRRSFDKKGLRIKKRNILQSMEIKAPLEIDYENDSVEKIVEQLEFAIEQHPSFLKVIPEEALKDMEDLNKMRRWEY, from the coding sequence ATGGGATTATTTAAAAAAAATCCTTTTGGTCATATACTTTTTTTGAAGCTTTGGTTGATTCGCATTTTAGGCGTTTTATCCCATAGACGCTATCGTGGCTTTAATGAATTGCAGATTGATGGTAGCGAGATCATTAAGGATTTACCACCACAAGGCGTATTATTTGTATCTAATCACCAGACCTATTTTGCAGATGTTGTGAGCATGTTTCATGTTTTCAACGCGTCCCTATCTGGTCGTAATGACAGTATCAAAAATGTAGGCTACCTGTGGAAACCTAAACTCAACGTATACTACGTCGCCGCAAAAGAAACCATGCAAAGCGGTTTGTTGCCCAAGATCCTGGCATATGCCGGTGCCATTACCGTAGAGCGCACCTGGCGTGCCAAAGGTGAGGAAGTATCGAGAGCAGTCAATCCAGACGATACCAAAAACATAGGCGTGGCACTGGATGATGGTTGGGTCATCACATTCCCGCAGGGAACTACAAAACCCTTCAAACCTATACGCAAGGGAACGGCTCACATTATCAAGCAATACAAACCTATTGTCGTGCCTATTGTCATCGATGGTTTCCGTCGCAGTTTTGACAAAAAAGGCCTGCGCATCAAGAAACGTAACATTCTACAATCCATGGAGATCAAGGCGCCGCTAGAGATTGATTATGAAAATGACAGCGTAGAAAAGATTGTCGAGCAATTGGAGTTTGCCATTGAGCAACATCCTTCTTTCCTAAAAGTGATCCCAGAAGAAGCCCTCAAAGACATGGAAGATCTCAATAAGATGAGACGCTGGGAATATTAA
- a CDS encoding NUDIX hydrolase, which translates to MPLPGATAQMEMAAVERLEELQNAQMASKTPKEAATMMLVYPKYDVPYFVLIERMISKGKHSGQIAFPGGRSEEEDDSHAVTALRETEEEVGILMSHQEVITAGTPVYIPPSNYLVRPFLAFAKANLSFTPQPSEVKSIIEVPLQELLDPANVSTHNLSTSYMENVDVPCFLLKDHIVWGATAMMLNEFKSLFTLAMDH; encoded by the coding sequence ATGCCATTGCCAGGTGCCACGGCACAGATGGAAATGGCTGCCGTGGAGCGACTGGAAGAATTACAAAATGCCCAAATGGCTTCAAAAACTCCCAAAGAGGCAGCGACCATGATGCTGGTGTACCCTAAATATGATGTTCCCTACTTCGTGCTTATCGAGCGTATGATCTCGAAAGGAAAACACAGTGGACAGATCGCGTTCCCTGGTGGCCGGTCAGAAGAAGAAGACGATTCCCATGCCGTCACAGCTCTAAGAGAAACTGAAGAAGAAGTAGGTATATTGATGAGCCATCAGGAAGTCATTACAGCAGGTACTCCAGTTTACATACCGCCCAGTAACTACTTGGTTCGTCCTTTTCTCGCTTTCGCGAAAGCGAACTTATCCTTCACACCGCAACCCAGCGAGGTGAAATCTATCATAGAAGTACCATTGCAAGAATTGCTGGACCCAGCAAATGTTTCTACTCATAACCTGTCGACCAGCTATATGGAAAATGTCGATGTGCCTTGTTTTTTATTGAAGGATCATATCGTTTGGGGCGCTACCGCCATGATGCTCAACGAGTTCAAAAGCTTGTTCACGCTAGCGATGGATCACTAA
- a CDS encoding peptidylprolyl isomerase, with amino-acid sequence MNSKWCLLLLIGIFFSCKDTTDKSKQDTPEPQPELSKEEKEEITLAEFYAPPITADGDTLLSFIPQDSVIPFFTRYGKKNPETRVRMKTKFGTIEMELFEETPIYRASFVYLIKNGYYDGTVAHRVVPRFIVQAGDSDDPFTATMRSSAGNYKLAPHFLPNVKHAYGTVSSAKEWEDNPEMWHNPFDFFISLRATDHLDGEHTIFGRVTSGMEVAEKISQVETDEGDWPIVDVYLDMSVY; translated from the coding sequence ATGAATTCAAAATGGTGTTTGCTTTTACTGATAGGCATTTTCTTCTCTTGTAAAGATACTACGGACAAATCAAAACAAGACACACCTGAACCGCAGCCCGAACTTTCCAAAGAAGAAAAGGAAGAAATCACTCTTGCAGAATTTTATGCGCCGCCCATCACCGCAGACGGTGACACACTACTCAGTTTTATACCTCAAGACAGTGTCATTCCCTTTTTTACCAGATATGGTAAAAAGAATCCAGAGACTAGAGTGCGCATGAAAACGAAATTTGGCACGATCGAGATGGAGCTTTTTGAGGAAACGCCTATCTATAGAGCAAGCTTTGTGTACCTCATCAAAAACGGTTACTATGATGGTACGGTAGCGCATAGAGTGGTGCCGCGATTCATCGTTCAAGCGGGTGATAGCGATGATCCTTTTACAGCAACCATGCGCAGCAGTGCCGGTAATTATAAGTTAGCGCCACACTTTCTACCTAACGTGAAGCACGCATATGGAACGGTAAGTAGTGCTAAGGAATGGGAAGACAACCCAGAAATGTGGCACAATCCATTTGACTTTTTTATCTCTTTAAGAGCAACAGATCACCTAGATGGCGAGCATACCATTTTTGGCCGAGTGACTTCTGGAATGGAAGTGGCAGAGAAAATTTCACAAGTAGAAACCGATGAAGGCGACTGGCCCATCGTCGATGTGTATCTTGATATGAGTGTGTATTAA
- a CDS encoding 3-oxoacyl-ACP synthase III family protein: MRAKITGVGSYIPDVVRKNEEFMNHEFLNNDGTSFGSDNATIIEKFVAITGIEERRYISNEMFTSDIATSAARNAVADAKADPETIDFIIVAHNYGDVKPDGGSSDMVPSLGTRVKQKLGIKNPKCVAYDVLFGCPGWILGLTQADSFIKSGLAKKVLVIGAEALSRVVDPHDRDSMIYSDGAGAVLVEPSNDDHGIIGQATATYTEDEAYFIFNQKSYNVNLDNKTQYIKMYGRRIYNFALSKVPEGMKAALDQSGVDIKDLKKIFIHQANEKMDEAIVTRFYKLYDMDMPKHIMPMIIHKLGNSSVATVPTVMDLVVKGKMKDHKVGKGDVVMFASVGAGMNINAIVYRY, encoded by the coding sequence ATGAGAGCTAAAATTACTGGTGTAGGAAGTTATATTCCTGATGTGGTGAGAAAGAATGAGGAGTTCATGAACCACGAGTTCCTGAACAATGATGGTACCTCTTTTGGAAGTGATAATGCCACCATTATTGAAAAGTTTGTTGCTATAACTGGTATAGAAGAAAGACGTTACATCAGTAATGAAATGTTCACCAGTGACATTGCTACCAGCGCAGCTCGCAATGCGGTCGCAGATGCAAAAGCAGATCCAGAAACCATAGATTTTATCATTGTAGCTCATAACTATGGTGATGTAAAACCAGATGGCGGCAGTAGTGACATGGTACCAAGTTTAGGTACTAGAGTGAAGCAAAAGTTAGGTATCAAGAATCCTAAATGCGTCGCTTATGATGTCTTGTTTGGTTGTCCTGGATGGATCTTAGGTTTGACTCAAGCCGATTCGTTCATTAAATCTGGACTGGCCAAAAAAGTTTTGGTCATAGGTGCAGAAGCTTTATCAAGAGTCGTCGATCCTCATGACAGAGACAGCATGATCTATTCTGATGGTGCTGGAGCGGTTTTGGTAGAGCCAAGTAATGACGATCACGGAATCATTGGACAAGCCACAGCGACCTATACAGAGGATGAAGCTTATTTCATCTTCAACCAGAAATCTTATAACGTCAATCTGGACAATAAGACTCAATACATTAAAATGTACGGGCGTCGCATATACAATTTTGCACTTTCAAAGGTTCCTGAAGGAATGAAAGCAGCACTGGATCAGTCTGGCGTGGATATTAAAGACTTGAAAAAGATCTTTATCCATCAAGCTAATGAAAAAATGGATGAAGCCATCGTGACTCGATTCTATAAGTTATATGACATGGATATGCCTAAGCATATTATGCCTATGATCATTCATAAACTGGGTAATAGTAGTGTAGCTACCGTTCCTACCGTTATGGATCTGGTAGTAAAAGGTAAAATGAAAGATCACAAAGTTGGAAAAGGTGACGTCGTAATGTTTGCCAGTGTAGGTGCTGGGATGAACATCAACGCCATAGTTTATAGATACTAA